In a genomic window of Polypterus senegalus isolate Bchr_013 chromosome 13, ASM1683550v1, whole genome shotgun sequence:
- the mrpl22 gene encoding 39S ribosomal protein L22, mitochondrial, which translates to MALSCVVRLAKGVDNFVHTRLLPSCSFLHKSSIHTSHSLETKSWERKNRIVYPPQLPGDPPRQAEIYHCRRQIKYSKDKMWYLAKLIRGMTIDQAIAQLEFNNKKGAKIIKEVLLEAQDIAVRNHNVEYKSNLYIAESFSGKGQYLKRIRYHGRGMFGIMDKVYCHYFVKLVEGVPPKEIQKTAFDQAKEYVQSLRDRTIIHSL; encoded by the exons gCTTCTTCCATCATGCAGTTTCTTGCACAAATCCAGCATTCATACAAGTCATTCCTTAGAAACCAAAAGCTGGGAAAGAAAAAACCGGATAGTTTATCCACCACAACTTCCAGGAGATCCTCCTAGGCAAGCA GAGATTTACCACTGTCGCAGACAAATCAAATACAgcaaggacaagatgtggtattTGGCAAAGCTG ATTCGTGGTATGACAATTGATCAGGCAATTGCACAGCTCGAGTTTAACAACAAAAAAGGAGCTAAGATAATTAAAGAG GTTCTGTTGGAAGCCCAGGACATTGCTGTAAGAAACCAcaatgtagagtacaagtcaaatcTATATATTG CTGAATCTTTTTCAGGTAAAGGCCAGTATCTAAAACGAATCCGCTATCACGGAAGAGGGATGTTTGGCATTATGGACAAGGTGTACTGTCATTATTTTGTTAAACTCGTTGAAGGTGTGCCAcccaaagaaatacagaaaacagCTTTTGACCAAGCTAAAGAGTATGTGCAGAGTCTGCGTGACCGAACCATTATTCATTCTTTGTAA